The Limnochordia bacterium sequence ATCGAAGAACTACCCATCCCACTATACTCGGATCCTTTCTGCAGCCAGATTGTGGCTGGCATGGAAGAAGAGGCCCGGAATGTTGGGTACGGTATGCTTCTTGTTACCGTTCCTAAAGTCAATGGTAGCTTCGCGGTGCCAGACAACCTAAGGCAACTACAGCCTAATGGGATGATCATCCTCGGTGGCGGTGATCTAGTTGATTCTTTAGTCCATGATATAATCCATCTGGGGTTTCCTGCGGTAATAGTAGACAACTACCTTTCGGCCTGCGAGGAGAATCTGGTCTGCGTTGTCGCTGATAACTTTCACGCCGGTTACCTGGCTACCGAGCATCTCATTAAATGTGGCAAGCAAAACATTGCAATCATTAAGGGAAGCGATAAGTACAAGCCCCTAAAAGAAAGATTCTATGGTTACTTAGCTGCCTTAACGGATTCAGGCTATGCTATTCGGCCTGAGTATATCTGTGAGAAGCGCTCCCATGGTTCTCACAAGGGCTGCCTTGAGACTGAGTATCTTCTTTCCTTACCCCATCGGCCCGATGCCATCCTCTGCATTAGTGATAAAGTAGCCTTTAATGCCTTGGACGTGGCTGCAAATATGGGGGTTAAAGTACCCCAAGACGTAAGCATTATCGGTATTGATAACCTCCTGGAGGGAACGAAAACCACGCCACCACTCACCACCGTCAACATCCCCAAAAAGGAAATGGGACAGACTGCTGTTAGGGTTCTGTTGAGCTTAGTAGAAAACAAGGAGGCACCCTGGGGAAAG is a genomic window containing:
- a CDS encoding LacI family transcriptional regulator: MRRNSLHKKPTISDIAQLAGVSTATVSLVLNEKGNISTATRESVLSIARKLGYTPVNRSSTEDRSKVFALIIEELPIPLYSDPFCSQIVAGMEEEARNVGYGMLLVTVPKVNGSFAVPDNLRQLQPNGMIILGGGDLVDSLVHDIIHLGFPAVIVDNYLSACEENLVCVVADNFHAGYLATEHLIKCGKQNIAIIKGSDKYKPLKERFYGYLAALTDSGYAIRPEYICEKRSHGSHKGCLETEYLLSLPHRPDAILCISDKVAFNALDVAANMGVKVPQDVSIIGIDNLLEGTKTTPPLTTVNIPKKEMGQTAVRVLLSLVENKEAPWGKLCLPVELVVRDSVLPSSGLRIQEP